From a single Hippopotamus amphibius kiboko isolate mHipAmp2 chromosome X, mHipAmp2.hap2, whole genome shotgun sequence genomic region:
- the TCEAL1 gene encoding transcription elongation factor A protein-like 1 translates to METACKEPEEQPRSSPKADEERPPVEHSPEKSSPEGPSSEEQSSEEEFFPEELLPELLPEMLASEERPPQERLSRKDLFEERPPMEQPPCGVGKHKLEEGSFKERLARSRPQFRGDIHGRNLSNEEMIKVAEEMEEMKRVRNKLMIMHWKARRNRPYPI, encoded by the coding sequence ATGGAAACAGCCTGCAAAGAGCCTGAGGAGCAGCCACGGAGCTCGCCCAAGGCGGATGAGGAGCGGCCTCCTGTGGAGCACTCTCCCGAAAAGTCGTCTCCGGAGGGGCCGTCTTCGGAGGAGCAATCCTCGGAGGAGGAGTTCTTTCCTGAGGAACTCCTTCCTGAGCTCCTTCCTGAGATGCTCGCGTCCGAGGAGCGCCCTCCTCAGGAGCGCCTGTCTAGGAAGGACCTTTTTGAGGAGCGCCCTCCCATGGAGCAGCCTCCTTGCGGAGTGGGCAAACATAAGCTAGAAGAGGGAAGCTTTAAAGAAAGGCTGGCCCGCTCCCGCCCGCAATTTAGAGGGGACATACACGGCAGGAATTTAAGCAACGAGGAGATGATAAAGGTAGCAGAGGAGATGGAAGAGATGAAGCGAGTACGAAACAAACTGATGATCATGCATTGGAAGGCAAGGCGGAACCGTCCTTATCCTATTTAA